A region of Elusimicrobiota bacterium DNA encodes the following proteins:
- a CDS encoding MipA/OmpV family protein, translating to MRIRRSLVFALLAAGVSAAELEVRIDNPPADGAVVLWLFDSPNTFVDLRDPVRIVILPDRGRTPAKIKDLPAGEYAVVVFHDANNNGLMDKNFIGIPREWLGFSNRYWPEGPPTFARAAFVLDANETKVMDVHLRSIFGKLGLLGLGVGVITQTSPYRGSDRVIVQPIPAISYIGDRVQILGPGVTCGLLKWRNVVGLAVTGNYRLGAYDEEDSPVLVGLGDRQSTVMAGLALQAFFPGGVDVSVGYEHDLLNRFNGGSADLGLGKSFQRGLFTLTPQVGLNWMTAELAAYEFGVPNDKAQAGRPAYQPGAVMTVKYGLGLFIELKGAWRIILSGNATHLPSELTESPIVDQSQVFSGFAAINRLF from the coding sequence ATGAGAATTCGGCGTTCTTTGGTTTTCGCGCTGTTAGCGGCGGGGGTTTCGGCGGCGGAACTTGAGGTTCGCATTGATAATCCGCCCGCCGATGGGGCGGTGGTCCTTTGGTTGTTTGACTCGCCCAACACCTTTGTGGACCTTCGGGATCCGGTGCGAATTGTTATCTTGCCGGATCGGGGACGCACGCCCGCCAAAATTAAAGATTTGCCCGCCGGGGAATATGCGGTGGTGGTTTTTCATGACGCCAACAACAACGGGCTCATGGACAAAAACTTTATCGGGATTCCCCGCGAATGGCTGGGATTCTCCAACCGCTATTGGCCCGAGGGACCGCCCACGTTTGCTCGAGCGGCGTTTGTGCTGGACGCCAACGAAACAAAAGTCATGGATGTTCATCTTCGGTCCATCTTTGGAAAACTGGGATTGTTGGGCCTGGGCGTCGGTGTGATCACGCAGACCAGCCCCTACCGTGGGTCCGATCGGGTCATCGTTCAGCCCATTCCCGCCATCAGCTACATTGGGGACCGCGTCCAAATTCTTGGGCCCGGTGTGACCTGCGGCCTATTGAAATGGCGCAACGTGGTTGGCTTAGCGGTCACGGGGAATTACCGGCTGGGAGCCTACGATGAAGAAGACAGCCCCGTGCTTGTTGGGTTGGGAGACCGCCAATCCACCGTCATGGCCGGCCTGGCGCTTCAGGCCTTTTTTCCCGGCGGTGTGGACGTTTCCGTTGGCTATGAACATGACCTATTAAACCGGTTTAACGGCGGAAGCGCGGACCTGGGATTGGGAAAATCTTTTCAGCGGGGTCTGTTCACCTTGACGCCTCAGGTGGGCTTGAACTGGATGACCGCCGAACTGGCCGCTTATGAGTTCGGCGTGCCCAACGATAAAGCCCAAGCCGGGCGTCCGGCCTACCAGCCCGGGGCCGTGATGACCGTCAAATACGGGCTTGGGCTTTTCATCGAACTGAAGGGCGCCTGGCGGATCATATTAAGTGGAAATGCCACGCATCTTCCGTCAGAGCTAACGGAGAGCCCCATCGTGGACCAGTCCCAGGTTTTCAGCGGGTTCGCGGCAATCAATCGTTTGTTTTAG
- a CDS encoding methyltransferase domain-containing protein has protein sequence MGGPSLEYVFKNTTDHSESDRLRTIEAIFDPSTRRRILSGGLKQGDCCLEVGAGAGSVMRWLAEQVGPSGHVTAVDINTRFLDKPPVNVAIMEGDVRSVAFEPGSFDLIHARYVLVHIPEYKGVLDSLWKALKPGGALVIEEPDFSVYRGFSGADVQSFHNVHQAILHMYTAKGVDPALGAQLPTLFQSLGAKNLLIENDAPISRGGSAIAEMMNLSAIQLKDKYLATGKVTPLDLEAYGRFTQSPESRAIYYATIGAIGHK, from the coding sequence ATCGGAGGTCCATCGTTGGAATACGTTTTTAAAAACACAACGGATCATAGTGAATCGGACCGATTGCGGACCATTGAGGCTATTTTTGACCCTTCAACGCGGCGCCGAATTTTATCGGGCGGGCTGAAACAGGGGGACTGTTGTTTGGAGGTGGGCGCGGGGGCGGGGTCGGTGATGCGGTGGTTGGCGGAACAGGTGGGGCCCTCGGGGCATGTGACGGCGGTGGATATTAATACTCGATTTTTGGACAAGCCGCCCGTCAACGTGGCGATCATGGAAGGGGATGTACGTTCGGTGGCTTTTGAGCCTGGGTCTTTTGATCTTATTCATGCTCGCTATGTGTTGGTTCACATTCCCGAATATAAAGGGGTGTTGGATTCCCTTTGGAAAGCCTTAAAACCAGGGGGGGCGCTGGTGATTGAAGAACCGGATTTTTCGGTCTATAGGGGATTCAGCGGTGCGGACGTTCAATCGTTCCATAACGTTCACCAGGCGATTCTGCACATGTACACGGCCAAAGGGGTGGACCCGGCGCTGGGGGCCCAATTGCCCACGCTGTTTCAAAGCCTAGGGGCAAAAAATCTGCTGATCGAAAACGACGCCCCCATTTCCCGCGGCGGTTCCGCCATCGCCGAGATGATGAACTTGTCGGCAATTCAATTAAAGGATAAATATTTGGCCACGGGAAAAGTGACTCCGCTGGATCTGGAAGCCTATGGCCGGTTTACGCAAAGTCCCGAATCCCGGGCAATTTACTACGCCACGATCGGGGCGATCGGGCATAAATGA
- a CDS encoding DUF1211 domain-containing protein yields MNKTRLEAFTDGVMAIIITIMVLEIKVPHGPSFSELGPLIPKFISYVLSFIYVGIYWNNHHHTLQATKSVNGLILWANLHLLFWLSLLPFTSGWIGENHFAKPPMLIYGANLFMAAIAYYLFARALVYHHGPGSPLSNAFGKDIKGKLSLGLYLLGIGLTLLNSWLGFGIYTMVALIWLVPDKRMAQAVQDAHPKTH; encoded by the coding sequence GTGAACAAAACGCGCCTTGAAGCCTTTACCGACGGAGTGATGGCAATCATTATCACCATCATGGTGTTGGAAATAAAAGTGCCCCACGGCCCTTCCTTTTCAGAGTTGGGACCGTTAATTCCAAAATTCATTAGCTACGTCTTGAGTTTTATTTATGTGGGAATTTATTGGAACAATCACCATCACACCCTACAAGCCACAAAATCCGTCAACGGGCTGATCCTTTGGGCGAATTTACATTTGCTTTTCTGGTTGTCCTTGTTGCCCTTCACCAGCGGGTGGATCGGAGAAAATCATTTCGCCAAACCTCCGATGTTGATTTATGGGGCCAACTTGTTCATGGCCGCCATTGCGTATTATCTTTTTGCCCGAGCGCTGGTTTATCACCACGGCCCCGGCTCGCCTTTGTCCAACGCTTTTGGCAAGGACATTAAAGGCAAACTTTCATTGGGGCTCTACCTGCTGGGAATCGGGCTCACCTTGTTGAACTCTTGGCTTGGCTTTGGCATTTACACGATGGTGGCCCTGATCTGGTTGGTGCCGGACAAGCGCATGGCGCAGGCCGTGCAGGACGCTCATCCAAAAACCCATTAA